The Sandaracinus amylolyticus genomic interval CGGCCGCGCAGGCCGCCGAAGCTGCGAAGGCCGCCGAGGCAGCTGCGGCGGCGACCGAGGCATCGAGCGCGAGCGATGGGATCGACTTCGCGCCGCCGGCACGCGTCTCGACCGCGCCGGTCGCGCAGACGCACGGGCGCGCTCCGTCGCGCCCTCGGCAGTCGGCGCGTCCTCACGAGCCTTCGCGTCCCGCGGTCGAGACTTCACCCGACGTGACGTCGGAGCTCCCGGCGCTGCCGGCATCGAGCTCGACGCGCAACGTGCTCCTCGGTGCGGCGGCGCTCATCACGCTGCTCGTCGTGGCAGGGGGGATCGCGATGACGTCGGGCTCGAGCGCGCCCGTCGCGACGACGAGCGTCGCGGCACCGACTGCGCCGCCGACGACGACGCCGACCACGACTGCGGCAGCCGAGCCCGTCGCGGCCGCAGCCGCGGCGCCCGTCGCGCAAGTCACGCCCGAGCCGTCGATCGCTGCCGAGCCGATCGCGCCGGAACCGACGGTCGCAGAGCCGATCGCGCCCGAGCCGATCGCGCCCGCGCCCGCGCCCGTCGTGGAGCCCGCGCCGGTCGTCGCCGCGCTGCCGCCGCCTCCCGCGCCGATGCGTCGCCTGCGGGTGCGCACCGATCCCGAGCGCGCGACGCTGCTGCTCGACGGCAACCCCGTCAACAACCCGTACGACGGTCGCCTGCCCGAGGGCTCGTCGCACACGCTCGTCGCGCGCGCCGAGGGCCACGTCGACGCGACCAGCACCGTCGCGCTCACCGACGACCGCACGCTGACGCTGCGCCTCGAGCGCACGCCTCCGCCGCCGCGCGTCGCGACGACGACGGCGCGCCGCCCCGCGTCCCGTGCACCTCGCGCGACCGCCCCGCGTCCGCAGGCCGCGAGCACGATCCGTCCGCGCGCGTCGTCCCCGCGCACGGGCTCGTCGCGCGGCGCGGGGTTCGTCACCGAGAGCCCGTACTGATCGCGCGCTCGAGACGCTGGACCTCGTGGTCCCAGCGGGTACGTTGACGCTCACGCAAGGAGGACGGCGATGAGCAGCGACGACGATCGAGGAGCACCGCGTCACGGAGCGCGGCCCGAGGGCGGTGGGCCCGGCCTGCCCGAGATCGACGTGCGGGAGTGGGGCGGCAAGCGCGACGGCGAGCGCCAGGTGATGGATCGCCGCCTCTTCATGCAGCTGCTCGTGTTCGACGTGCCCGCCGATCGCGATCTGCCCTCCCCCGCCGACGTGCAGCGCGAGCTCGCGCGCGCGCTGATCGACGCGGGCGTCGCGCACGTGCTCTACGCCGACACGAACTCGCCCTCGGGGCTCGCGCTGCTCACCTGGAGCGAGGATCCCGCGCACTTCGTCGATCGCGTGCGCCCCGTGTTCCACGAAGGCACGCGCCGTCGTCTCGTGCAGCGCCACGATCACACGATGATCGGCCGCACGTACTCGCTCGGCCACGAGCCCGACCTCGAGCACGGCCTCCTGCGCCGTCCCGTCGAGTACGTGCTGCACGAGGGATGGGACTGGGCCGTGTGGTACCCGCTGCGTCGCAGCGGCGCGTTCGAGAAGCTCGAGAAGCACGACCAGTCGATCGTCCTCCGCGAGCACGCGTCGATCGGCATGGCGTACGGGCGCGCGGATCTCGCGCACGACGTGCGCCTCGCGTGTCACGGGCTCGACGCGGGCGACAACGAGTTCGTCGTCGGGCTCGTCGGCAAGGCGCTGCACCCGCTCTCGCACGTGGTGCAGTCGATGCGTCACACGAGGCAGACCTCGGAGTTCATCGTGAAGATGGGCCCCTTCTTCGTCGGCCGCGCGGTCCATCGCCACGCCGGAGGAGCCAAGCCGTGACGCAGACGCGAACGATCTTCGATCGCATCCTCGAGGGCGAGATCCCCTGCCATCGCGTGTACGAGGACGAGCACGTGCTCGCGTTCCTCGACATCGGGCCGCTCTCCGAAGGGCACACGCTCGTGATCCCGAAGGAGCGCAAGGCGTTCCTCCACGAGCTCTCGGACGAGTCGGCGGCGGCGATCGGCCGCGTGCTGCCGCGCCTCGCGCGCGCCGTGATCCAGGCGACCGGCGCGACGGCCTACAACATCCTGCAGAACAACGGCGCGGAGGCGCACCAAGCGGTGTTCCACGTGCACTTCCACATCATCCCGAAGCGCGGCGAGCGCGGGCTCGGCGTCGGCTGGCGCCCGGGGTCGCTCGACGGCGCGGCGGGCAAGGAGCTCGCGGCGCGCATCGCGGCCGCGATCTCCTGACGTGATC includes:
- a CDS encoding PEGA domain-containing protein — its product is MSSAAEDPSPSTDRAPTAPANEASGSPPAAADEGGFWGAAKGDFDDTAAEKHASKVFALWELGPDLAQPASGASQAAPAAPSDDVWSAVGETEKLDAAAATIEAHRAALAEAAAAHAAAQAAEAAKAAEAAAAATEASSASDGIDFAPPARVSTAPVAQTHGRAPSRPRQSARPHEPSRPAVETSPDVTSELPALPASSSTRNVLLGAAALITLLVVAGGIAMTSGSSAPVATTSVAAPTAPPTTTPTTTAAAEPVAAAAAAPVAQVTPEPSIAAEPIAPEPTVAEPIAPEPIAPAPAPVVEPAPVVAALPPPPAPMRRLRVRTDPERATLLLDGNPVNNPYDGRLPEGSSHTLVARAEGHVDATSTVALTDDRTLTLRLERTPPPPRVATTTARRPASRAPRATAPRPQAASTIRPRASSPRTGSSRGAGFVTESPY
- a CDS encoding chlorite dismutase family protein, with the translated sequence MSSDDDRGAPRHGARPEGGGPGLPEIDVREWGGKRDGERQVMDRRLFMQLLVFDVPADRDLPSPADVQRELARALIDAGVAHVLYADTNSPSGLALLTWSEDPAHFVDRVRPVFHEGTRRRLVQRHDHTMIGRTYSLGHEPDLEHGLLRRPVEYVLHEGWDWAVWYPLRRSGAFEKLEKHDQSIVLREHASIGMAYGRADLAHDVRLACHGLDAGDNEFVVGLVGKALHPLSHVVQSMRHTRQTSEFIVKMGPFFVGRAVHRHAGGAKP
- a CDS encoding HIT family protein, translated to MTQTRTIFDRILEGEIPCHRVYEDEHVLAFLDIGPLSEGHTLVIPKERKAFLHELSDESAAAIGRVLPRLARAVIQATGATAYNILQNNGAEAHQAVFHVHFHIIPKRGERGLGVGWRPGSLDGAAGKELAARIAAAIS